From the Streptomyces sp. NBC_01216 genome, the window TCGCCTGGCAACGGGCCGGCGCCGAGTGGCTGCACCTGGTCGACCTCGACGCCGCGTTCGGCACCGGCGACAACCGGGCCCTGATCGCCGAGGTCGCCGGAGCCATGGACATCAAGGTCGAACTCTCCGGCGGCATCCGCGACGACGCCTCGCTCGCCGCGGCGCTCGCCACCGGCTGCACCCGTGTCAACCTCGGTACCGCGGCCCTGGAGACCCCCGAGTGGGTCGCCAAGGTCATCGCCGAGTACGGCGACAAGATCGCGGTCGGCCTCGACGTCCGCGGCACCACGCTGCGCGGCCGGGGCTGGACCCGGGACGGCGGCGACCTGTACGAGACGCTGGCCCGCCTCGACTCCGAGGGCTGCGCGCGCTACGTCGTCACCGACATCGCCAAGGACGGCACGCTCCAGGGACCCAACCTGGAACTGCTGCGCAACGTCTGCGCCGCCACCGACAAGCCCGTCGTCGCCTCCGGCGGCGTGTCCTCCCTGGAGGACCTGCGGGC encodes:
- the priA gene encoding bifunctional 1-(5-phosphoribosyl)-5-((5-phosphoribosylamino)methylideneamino)imidazole-4-carboxamide isomerase/phosphoribosylanthranilate isomerase PriA, with translation MAQKLELLPAVDVRDGQAVRLVHGESGTETSYGAPLEAALAWQRAGAEWLHLVDLDAAFGTGDNRALIAEVAGAMDIKVELSGGIRDDASLAAALATGCTRVNLGTAALETPEWVAKVIAEYGDKIAVGLDVRGTTLRGRGWTRDGGDLYETLARLDSEGCARYVVTDIAKDGTLQGPNLELLRNVCAATDKPVVASGGVSSLEDLRALSGLVPEGVEGAIVGKALYAEAFTLEEALAAVAAVAS